Within the Pseudomonas orientalis genome, the region CTCTCACACCCTTGGGATTGCGCAGGTAGCGCCGCAGAAAGGTTCCGGCGTAGGCCCAACACGCCACCGACAGGTAGCAGATCACCAGGTAGAGTGCCGCAAACAGCAACACCTGCCCGGCGTCGCCATCGCCCACAAACAATCCCATCCCCGCCACACACGCCAACCAGGCTTTCGGATTGAGCCACTGCATGACCGCGCCGTACAGCATCGACGGCGCTGTGGCGCTGGCGTCGGCGTCCAGGCGGCCATCGTCCACGGCAAGTTTCCAAGCCATATACAGCAGGAACGCCACACCACCCCACTGGATCAACTGGGTCAGGATCGGCCAGCGCAGCAGCACTTCATGCAACCCCAGGCCGATCAGCACCAACAATAAGGTGAAGCCGACGGCTGCACCGAACACGTGTTTCTGGCTGGCGACAAACCCGAAACGCGCACCGGCACTCAAGGCGACCACATTCACCGGTCCCGGCGTGATCGACGTGGCCAGGGCAAAGGCAGCCATGGAAAGAGTCAAGCTCATTGCAGTTCCTTATGTGATGCCAAACGAAGTCGGGATCACGATAAAGAGATAAAGGTTCAGCGTATTGAACAAAATGACCTTTTGCCTCGTAGCAGCGCGCCCAATCAGCCCTGACTGATCAACGAAAAATGCGCCCCCACTCCGGCGCGCACGCCCTCGGCGACGGCCAGTGCCACGGAGCCAGCAGCCAGGGAGGTATCACCGCAGGCAAACACACCGGGCACGGAGGTCTGGCGGGTTTCGTTGGTGTGCAGGTATGGCCCGGTGGAACCATCGGCCAGCTCACATCCCAGTTGCTGCGCCAAGGCGCTGATGCGGGTGCGCGACATCGTGAAGATCCCGTCGAGATTGAATACCCGGCCGTCGTGCAATTGCAAGTCGGCGCGCTCACCCTGGACGCGGCGTACGCGGCCACTTTCCACGCTCACCCCACGCCGATCCAGCTGCGCCTGTTGCTCGGCGTCCGGGGTGAAGACACCGTCGGTGAACAAGGTGGTAGCGCCCCAATCCGGCAACATCAGCGCGTGGTGCATCGCCAGGGCAGACGTGGCCAACACACCTATACGGCCTTGGTCCAGCTCATAGCCATGGCAATAAGGGCAGTGAAACACGCGCTTGCCCCAGCGCTCCGCCAAGCCCTCGATGGGAGGCAACTCGTCCACCACGCCGGTGGCCAGGATCAAGCGCCTGGCCTTGAACTCCCCGCTGCCTTCAGTACGCACACTGAATCCGTCAGGCTGTGCAGTGGCCACCATGACGAAGTCCTGCACCCAGGTCACGCTCGGATACTCCATCAACTGGCTGCGACCTTCGGCGGCGATGGCCTCCGGCGTCTGCCCGTCCTGGCCGAGAAAGCCATGGGATGTCGCCGCAAACCGATTGCGCCGCTGGCCCGCATCGATCACCAGCACGGTGCGTCGCGCCCGCGCCAGTTGCAGGCCCGCGGACAGGCCAGCGTAGCTGCCGCCCACAATAATCACGTCGTATACCATGAAGGTAGCCTCGCATTGAGTGCGCAAAGATTGTCTCCACGCTTTCAAGACACACCATAAGTTACATGAAATTAACGCGTCAAGCTTCTCGCAACTTTTCAGGTTACGGACGATACTTTGCGCAGAATCGATTGGGGATGACTGGATGAGAAACGACACCCGGCTTTCGCGCATGCTGCACGTATTGATCCACATGGGACGCCATGAAGAGCGAGCGACGTCGCAGACCATTGCTCAGATGCTTGGCACTAACCCCGTAGTGGTGCGACGCACGCTCGGCCTGCTCAAGGACAAGGGATACGTATGCTCGGAAAAGGGTCACCAGGGTGGCTGGACCCTGGGCAAGCCTTTGGGTGAAATCACCTTGCTGGAGATTCACAACGCCTTGGGTACGCCGTCGATCTTTGCCATCGGCCTGTCCACCGACCACCCACAATGCCTGGTCGAACAGGCCGTCAACGCGGCATTGACGGACGCCTTCGCACAGGCCCAGGCCCTGCTTTTGAAGCGCCTGGGCGATGTGACCCTTGCGCAGTTGGCAGACGATTTCGATGAGCGCTATCGGGTCGCGATGCAGCCTTGAAAAACGCCGTTGCTCTGCATAGCTCCCATCCGACGGTGTTCAAGCCTGCTCAGCGCTGGGTGGGGATGCGAATATCGCCATCCCGGCACTGGCTTTTCACACTGCGCGGACAACCGGCAAAGGTCAGGTCCTTGGTCAGGCATACCCGCACCTCAGACAGCACTTTGCCTTTGCAGATGACGGCCATCCCGTGGCTGCCCATGCGCGGGTTGCTGTCGCGAAACAGTGCCTCGATTTCGCTCGCCGATAATGATGGCGGCGTATTGAACGGCTGCAATTGTTGCGGAATGACAACCGCGCCCAGCGCCGTATCGGACTTTTCCAGATACTCCATCGGCTCAAGCCCGCTGCAGGTGCCATGTTTGGCCCATTCGTGCTTGAGTAACGCACGCGTGGGGAACAGCGTGGCGCCCTTGTCGATCGCTTCATCGCTCAACGGCGACTGCGGCGCACAGGAGGCTGGCCACCCGCCCTTGGCGTACTGCGGCCATAATCCATGCAGTACGAACCCATAGCCCTTGCCCGAACACTGTTCATTGTTCGGGTGCGTCAGGCAAAACGTTGGCGACCATGACAGCGACAACACATAGAAATCAAACTCCCCCGCCAGCCCTTGACTGCGCGGCGCCGCCGTCGCGCCAGTAACGATCAACAGCCACAACAGCATCCAGTATTTCATCGCGACATCCTTCTCAATAAAAGTGAAGCATCACGCTATCGCGACGATTAAGGGTGTTGGGAGTAACGTTGTAATACCTTGTCGAGGATGCGATCGGTCTTCAACGCCTCGATCGCCAGCGAAGGGTGTTTGGCCTCGCCACGAATATGGGCATTCATCGCGAGTACGTGGTGCCATTGGATATGCGCGTGGCAAGGCACCTCCAGCACCTCGTCGGTCTCGCCTTCGAGGCGCAGCGGCTGGTCTTCGAATACCGCAAATGTAATGCGCCCGCGGCTACCGATCAGTTCGACCCGGTCTTCGCGGCGGTCTGCGACGAAGTTCCAGCAGCCCATGCCCAATGCGCCGCTGGCAAAGGTCCAGCACGCGGTAACCGCATCCTCCGCCGCATAGCGCCCGGCCTGACGCGCGGTAAAGCCCGAGACCTCGACGATATCGCCCGCCAGGTACTGGAACAGGTCAAAGCCATGGCTGGCCAGGTCGGCAAAATAACCACCGCCGGCAATGGCCGGATCAGTGCGCCAATTCCCTGGGTTGGTATCTGCCGGCGCCGCGGGCTTGCACAGGGTCCAGGTCAGATGACGCAACTCGCCGATACGGCCTTCCTTCACCCAGGTGCGCACCTGCTGGAAGCGCGGTAATGAGCGCCGATAGTAGGAGACAAACAGATACAGCCCGGCGCGCTCGAAGGTGCGTTGCATCAGCGCACTCTGTTCGGCGTTCAACGACATCGGTTTTTCGACGCAGCAGTGTTTGCCTGCCGCCGCCACCATCAAGCTGTATTCGAGGTGGCTGTCGGGTGGCGTGGCGATGTACACCGCGTCCACCTCCGGGTCGTCGATCAGGGCCTGGGCATCTGTATAAAAGCGGGCAATGCCATGGCGTGTCGCATAATCGCGCGCGGCCTCCTCACGGCGCCCCATTACGGCCACCAGGGCCGAACCTGGCGCTTTGTAGAAAGCGGGTCCACTCTTCAATTCGGTCACACTGCCACAGCCGATCATGCCCCAACGTACGGTGCTCATCTGCCCTCCTCGTTCATTTCGTCAATCGGGCAGTATCCACATACACGCTGCGGCGCGCCATAACCACTTAGCATGACAATTGCATTACACTTTTATGACATACATCCCGTAGCAGGTATAAACGATGAAAATACGGGCCACAGTCATCTGCGAACACGAAGGGCACATCCTCTTCGTGCGCAAGGCCAGATCGAAGTGGGCATTGCCGGGCGGCAAGGTAGAGCGCGGCGAACGCCCGGTGGGCGCCGCGGAACGCGAGCTGGAAGAAGAGACCGGGTTAAACGTGGACAGCCTGCTGTACTTGCAGGAGCTGAAGGCCCGCGACACCCTGCACCATGTGTTCGAGGCCTCGGTGGTGAATGTCGACGAGGCACGACCGTGCAACGAGATCGTCGAATGCCAGTGGTACGCCTACGGCGTACTCGACGAACTGGACACCACCGACGCCACGCGGCACATCGTCAAGTCGTTTCTGCGCCGCCTCTGATGCGGCGGTCTGACTGATAAGGGTTGCCGCTGCGGTAGTGCGAAGATCAAATTACAAGCAAAAAAAATCCCAAGTAGCTGATGGAAACTTGGGATTTAAAAATGCATAAACCGTGGGAGGTAAACGCCCGGCTATAGTAGCGGCTGTAAAATCGGCTCACAAGATTATTTTATTCCTTTCGTCGGATTAAACCGTTGTAAGTCGTTCAATAACCACATGTTTTTTAAGGTAAGAGGGCTATCGACGCCACTTTTTGGTGCAAGTTAGCGCTGCTGTACCGAACTTATCCACTTATAAATAAAGGTTATTATTTATTCCACTTTTACACTTTTCAAAAACTCGATATTCAATTGCCTGCACGCCGCGTCGAGTTCGACAGAGGTTGAAGTGGCTGCACCGGCGACCCGCTTCAGATGCAGGCACAACGCTAACTGCTCGGCGGCGGCTTCACGCTGGCGGTCGGCCTCCGCGTTGAGTTGTACGAAATAGACACCCAGCAGCGCCGCAATCGCCAGCACGCCCACTACGAAATTGCGCAAGCTATTGGATGACTCAGGGACTGGGGTGCTCATGGGATCAGCGCGCCCTGCTCTTTTCATAGCGAACGTCGTCACCTTCTGCACTGCCGCTCTTCACCCAACCCACGCGCTGATAGAACCCGTTGGCGCGGATCCCATCGCGCCCATCGGTGAACAGATACGCGCGGTCGTGATGTTCGAATAATGCGGCCTCGGCCTCGGCCATCAACTGCCGTCCCAGTCCCAGATTCTCGTAAGTGGGCAACACGAACATCGCGAACACCTCGCCAGCCTCCAGGTCGACCATGGAGAAGGCGGCCGCTTGTCCGTCCACTTGCGCGACCCATGCACACCGGGCTGCGCGCAGGGTGTCGGCCAGTACCTGCGGTGTGATTCCCAGGTCGACCATCTGCTCAACACTCAGGTGGTTTTGCACCACAGAAGTACGGATTGAAATGAGCGTGTCGAGGTCATCGACGGTCGCCGCTCGAATAAGCACCTGCATACACGCCTCCTGATCAAGGTCGCGATTGTATGCAAATACATACACGGTATTTGTCGTGGATTTGTAAACCGCCCCGCGCAAACCTGCGCAAGACGCTTATTTGCGCGCCACTTTATAGCGCAGGCAGTCCTGGTAGAAGCTCTGGCGAATCGCCTCGGGTTTAAGCCGTGAGCGGCTGTCATAGGTTTGCTCGGTAATGCCCATGGCCATCATGCGCATCCACGATTTGTTGAACTTGAGGGTCTGGATCTTCTGCCGCGCTGCGTACAGCGACACCCCTGAAAGCTTCAGTTCCTGAGCCCTGGCGGCCGTGCCCGCGCCCCAGCTGCACATATATTTGTCGCCCTCGCGCAGCTCCCGGGCCTGCACGGCTGCCGCGCCGCCGGCCAGTGAGCAAGCAATCAGCATGATTCCAACAGTGCGCATGGGCTTTCCCACCTAACCACCTGAAAATAAAAGCGATTCTGGCGAGAATTTTGTTACAGAGGGGCCATCAGATTGCCTTATCTCATGCCCACGCCACTATCAGTAAGCCGGCACCCAACACCAGGCACAGCGGCGAATAAAAGTAGGTATCCAGCCGGGCGAACCTTGAGCCCACCACCTTCTTGAAGAACCCCACCAACTCGGAATCCCCGATTGCCCTGGCAAACATCACCACGGCAATCGCGCTGATCCCCCATTGCAGCGCGCCATGGGATACCGGCGAAAAATACAAACCGGCGCGCAGGCAGACCAGCAGCGCAATCGCCACCAATCCCATCGCCACCAGGAACGTACCCAGCGCCGAGGGCTTGAACGCCGGCCTTGGCCCGCCGGCGAATTCGCCAGGCAATTGCGGAATGGCGGCCAGGCTGCCGCGTTTGCCGCCGGCAGCCCAGTACAAATGCACCATGCTGATGCAGGTGAAAATCCCGACGATCCAGCGCGCAACAGCAAAGCTCATGGCGGGCGCTCCCCAGAAAATGTGGGATGGAGCATAGACGTCCTGATATTTTTTGCAGGTATTTCGTCGGCAGTTGATGGTAAAGTGCCGCCCCATGAAACTCGCCCGTACCGACCGCTCGCTCATTGCCTGGATGCTGTATGGCTGCGTCCTGTTCAATGTGTTCGCCTGCAGCATCGGGCACGGGCAGATGCTCGGGATGCAGCTCAACGGCATCAGCGGCCAGTTTTGTACGGTCGACCCGCGCACCCAGGCGCCCGTGCAATCGAACTCTATCGATGAGAGCCTGCCAACCCTGGCCAAGGCCTTCGGTTGCCCGCTGTGCTCCACCGGCGGCATGGGCCCCGCGCTCAGCAGTCACCTGAATGTAGCGGTGCTGCCACAACCGCACGCCCCACCTGCGGCCATTGTTCTCGCCGCCGACATTCCTGCCCGCCTCACCTGGCCCACGGCCAACCCACGCGCGCCACCCGCCTCTGCCTGATCCCTGCGCTGTCCCTCTGCACTGACCACTGCTCCCTCAGGGAATACGCGCGGTCGTGCGTTGCTTTCACGCCAAGTTTTCAGGATTCAACTATGAAACATTTACCCTTGCTGGCGGGCCTGTACGGTTGCCTGCCCGTTTGCGCCGCAGCCTTTGAGCTGGCCCCTACAACTATCGAAGGCGAGCAAACCCGTGATGCCGGCCTGACCCTGGATCAATCCAGCGGCATGGCGTCGCGGCTGGGATTGAGCGTGCGCGAAACCCCGGCGTCAATCGCCATCGCCACACGCAACGACATCGAGCGCCATGGCGCCAAGACCTTTCGCGATGCAGCCAATACCTTGCCCGGCGTCAACGCCAGCGCGCCACCGGGCTTTGGAGGATTCGTCTCATACCGTGGCTTCACCAGCGGCCAGATCACCCAGATGTTCAACGGTATCAACGTCGCCACGGGCCTGGCGCGGCCGGTGGATGCGTGGATCTACGACCGTGTCGAACTGGTCGGCGGCCCCTCCTCCCTGATCAATGGCGCAGGCTCCGTAGGCGGCTCGCTGAACTACGTGACCAGACTGGCCAGCCGGGAGGAACAAGCCGCCGAAGGCCAGTTGACGTATGGCAGTCACGATACCGCCGGCCTGGCGCTGGGCCTCAACCATGCGCTCACCGAGCCGGGTGCCGCCGTGCAGCATTACGCGCGCGTGGATGTGAGCCGCAACACCCAGCACAGCTACATTGACCGTGATCAGCGCGAGGCCTGGAGCATGGCGTTTTCCCTGCTCAGCGACTTGACCCCGGACCTGACCCACACCCTGGCCCTGGAATATCAGGACGAGCACGAAGACAGCCCCTACTGGGGCACTCCCGTGCTCAACCCCAAGGCCGGCGAACTGAAGATCGACAGGCACAACCGTTTCAACAACTACAACGTCGCGGACGGACGCTATGAGCAGCGCACACTCTGGGCACGCTCGATCATCGATTACCGGATCAACGACAGCACTACGCTGAAAAACACCCTCTACCACCTCGACAGCCAGCGCGATTACCGCAACCTGGAGACCTACCAATACAACGCCGACAACAGCGCGGTGAACCGCTCCACCGCCTATCAGGTGCGGCATCAGGGTGAGCAGAACGGCAACCAGTTCGAGCTGCGTCATGAGGACGCTGTCTTCGGCCTGGCCGCCACCTGGTCCGGGGGCTTGGAATACAAGGTCAACAGCACCACCAACAGCCCATTGAACGTGCCGGGCAACAGTACCGTCGAGCCGAACGGCTATCAGCCCGGCCATTTCTACGACATACCGGGCACCCGACCCGGTTTCGTCAAAGACAAGACCAGTGCAGTGACTACAAAAGCGTTGTTCGTGGAAAACCGCCTGGGCTTGACCGACACCTTGTCGTTGCTCACAGGCCTGCGCTACGACGCCATCGACCTGGACGTGACCAACCACAGAACGGTGACAGCCGCCAACCCCAGGCACCTCCAGCGCAGTTGGGAACCGGTGACCGGGCGCGTGGGTTTGACCTACCAGTTCATGCCCTCCGCCAACGTCTACGTGCAATACAGCACCGCCGCCGAACAGCCGAGCACCACGACTCAGGTGTTCGACGTATCGACCGGCAAGCAATGGGAAATAGGCAGCAAGTTCGACTACCTCGAAGGCCGCGGCGCCGCTACGCTTGCCGTCTACAGGATCGAACGCAAGGACTTTGCGGTAACCGACCCACTGGACCCCACCCGCAGCATTCCCGTGGGTGCGCAGTCATCCAGGGGCATCGAACTGGCCAGTTCGCTGCGCATCACCCCCCGATTACTGGCTGAAGGCAACGTCGCCTGGGTGGACGCGCAATACGACGATTTCAACGAAAAAACCGCCAGCGGTGCGGTGGTCTCGCGTAAAGGCAATACGCCGACCAACGTGCCCAAGCGCGTGGGCAATCTATGGCTGACCTATGACTTTTCAGAAAATTGGCAAGGCGGCGTAGACGCGCGCCATGTCGCCCAGGTGTATGCCGACAATGCCAACACCCAGACAGTGCCGGCCTACACGCTGTTTGGCAGTTTTCTGCGCTATAAAGTGGACATACACACCTCGATAACCGGCCGGGTGCGCAACCTGACCAATGAGGTGTATGCCGAATTCGCCCACGTATCACCGGCGTATTACCT harbors:
- a CDS encoding LysE family translocator, which translates into the protein MSLTLSMAAFALATSITPGPVNVVALSAGARFGFVASQKHVFGAAVGFTLLLVLIGLGLHEVLLRWPILTQLIQWGGVAFLLYMAWKLAVDDGRLDADASATAPSMLYGAVMQWLNPKAWLACVAGMGLFVGDGDAGQVLLFAALYLVICYLSVACWAYAGTFLRRYLRNPKGVRVFNRSMAALLVASVGYLLMA
- a CDS encoding NAD(P)/FAD-dependent oxidoreductase, with the protein product MVYDVIIVGGSYAGLSAGLQLARARRTVLVIDAGQRRNRFAATSHGFLGQDGQTPEAIAAEGRSQLMEYPSVTWVQDFVMVATAQPDGFSVRTEGSGEFKARRLILATGVVDELPPIEGLAERWGKRVFHCPYCHGYELDQGRIGVLATSALAMHHALMLPDWGATTLFTDGVFTPDAEQQAQLDRRGVSVESGRVRRVQGERADLQLHDGRVFNLDGIFTMSRTRISALAQQLGCELADGSTGPYLHTNETRQTSVPGVFACGDTSLAAGSVALAVAEGVRAGVGAHFSLISQG
- a CDS encoding RrF2 family transcriptional regulator codes for the protein MRNDTRLSRMLHVLIHMGRHEERATSQTIAQMLGTNPVVVRRTLGLLKDKGYVCSEKGHQGGWTLGKPLGEITLLEIHNALGTPSIFAIGLSTDHPQCLVEQAVNAALTDAFAQAQALLLKRLGDVTLAQLADDFDERYRVAMQP
- a CDS encoding ribonuclease T2 family protein, with amino-acid sequence MKYWMLLWLLIVTGATAAPRSQGLAGEFDFYVLSLSWSPTFCLTHPNNEQCSGKGYGFVLHGLWPQYAKGGWPASCAPQSPLSDEAIDKGATLFPTRALLKHEWAKHGTCSGLEPMEYLEKSDTALGAVVIPQQLQPFNTPPSLSASEIEALFRDSNPRMGSHGMAVICKGKVLSEVRVCLTKDLTFAGCPRSVKSQCRDGDIRIPTQR
- a CDS encoding Gfo/Idh/MocA family protein, which translates into the protein MSTVRWGMIGCGSVTELKSGPAFYKAPGSALVAVMGRREEAARDYATRHGIARFYTDAQALIDDPEVDAVYIATPPDSHLEYSLMVAAAGKHCCVEKPMSLNAEQSALMQRTFERAGLYLFVSYYRRSLPRFQQVRTWVKEGRIGELRHLTWTLCKPAAPADTNPGNWRTDPAIAGGGYFADLASHGFDLFQYLAGDIVEVSGFTARQAGRYAAEDAVTACWTFASGALGMGCWNFVADRREDRVELIGSRGRITFAVFEDQPLRLEGETDEVLEVPCHAHIQWHHVLAMNAHIRGEAKHPSLAIEALKTDRILDKVLQRYSQHP
- a CDS encoding NUDIX hydrolase, producing MKIRATVICEHEGHILFVRKARSKWALPGGKVERGERPVGAAERELEEETGLNVDSLLYLQELKARDTLHHVFEASVVNVDEARPCNEIVECQWYAYGVLDELDTTDATRHIVKSFLRRL
- a CDS encoding GNAT family N-acetyltransferase yields the protein MQVLIRAATVDDLDTLISIRTSVVQNHLSVEQMVDLGITPQVLADTLRAARCAWVAQVDGQAAAFSMVDLEAGEVFAMFVLPTYENLGLGRQLMAEAEAALFEHHDRAYLFTDGRDGIRANGFYQRVGWVKSGSAEGDDVRYEKSRAR
- a CDS encoding DUF3995 domain-containing protein, with product MSFAVARWIVGIFTCISMVHLYWAAGGKRGSLAAIPQLPGEFAGGPRPAFKPSALGTFLVAMGLVAIALLVCLRAGLYFSPVSHGALQWGISAIAVVMFARAIGDSELVGFFKKVVGSRFARLDTYFYSPLCLVLGAGLLIVAWA
- a CDS encoding DUF2946 domain-containing protein, whose protein sequence is MKLARTDRSLIAWMLYGCVLFNVFACSIGHGQMLGMQLNGISGQFCTVDPRTQAPVQSNSIDESLPTLAKAFGCPLCSTGGMGPALSSHLNVAVLPQPHAPPAAIVLAADIPARLTWPTANPRAPPASA
- a CDS encoding TonB-dependent receptor is translated as MKHLPLLAGLYGCLPVCAAAFELAPTTIEGEQTRDAGLTLDQSSGMASRLGLSVRETPASIAIATRNDIERHGAKTFRDAANTLPGVNASAPPGFGGFVSYRGFTSGQITQMFNGINVATGLARPVDAWIYDRVELVGGPSSLINGAGSVGGSLNYVTRLASREEQAAEGQLTYGSHDTAGLALGLNHALTEPGAAVQHYARVDVSRNTQHSYIDRDQREAWSMAFSLLSDLTPDLTHTLALEYQDEHEDSPYWGTPVLNPKAGELKIDRHNRFNNYNVADGRYEQRTLWARSIIDYRINDSTTLKNTLYHLDSQRDYRNLETYQYNADNSAVNRSTAYQVRHQGEQNGNQFELRHEDAVFGLAATWSGGLEYKVNSTTNSPLNVPGNSTVEPNGYQPGHFYDIPGTRPGFVKDKTSAVTTKALFVENRLGLTDTLSLLTGLRYDAIDLDVTNHRTVTAANPRHLQRSWEPVTGRVGLTYQFMPSANVYVQYSTAAEQPSTTTQVFDVSTGKQWEIGSKFDYLEGRGAATLAVYRIERKDFAVTDPLDPTRSIPVGAQSSRGIELASSLRITPRLLAEGNVAWVDAQYDDFNEKTASGAVVSRKGNTPTNVPKRVGNLWLTYDFSENWQGGVDARHVAQVYADNANTQTVPAYTLFGSFLRYKVDIHTSITGRVRNLTNEVYAEFAHVSPAYYLGSPRTFEVAVQTRF